The following are encoded together in the Candidatus Binataceae bacterium genome:
- a CDS encoding serine hydrolase domain-containing protein: MSASELFAESPREVGLDPQRVGALFERAAREVSEGLLPSCQIAIARSGRIGAMRTFGRAVQGGADRPATNDTLYTIFSCTKAIMSAAAWMLIGEGKLDVRERAAAIVPEFGTNGKDSVTVEQLLLHTSGFPNASFPQNEWNDRDKRLERFARWRLEFPPGDRFFYHPTAGFWVIAEIIERRSGMDFRRFVRERIALPLGLPGMHLGLAPELHPRVADLVYVGEALTDEEWRKLGFPPPLESEVTETAIMGFNYPDVRRAGVPGGGGVMTAAELALFYQGVMHNRGKDGRPLWQPETLKEALRPRSGDYTDPYLGHKVNRALGVVVAGDDGFANFRGFGKTNSPAAFGHGGAGGQIGWADPASGISLGYCTNGFDRNDLRQGRRGVAICSLAAVCAA, from the coding sequence ATGTCCGCATCCGAGTTGTTTGCCGAAAGCCCGCGCGAAGTGGGGCTCGATCCGCAAAGGGTCGGCGCGCTCTTCGAGCGCGCCGCGCGCGAAGTCAGCGAAGGATTGCTGCCGTCGTGTCAGATCGCGATCGCGCGAAGCGGCCGGATCGGCGCGATGCGCACCTTCGGCCGCGCGGTCCAGGGCGGCGCCGACCGCCCCGCCACCAACGACACGCTCTACACCATCTTCTCGTGCACCAAGGCGATCATGTCGGCGGCGGCCTGGATGCTGATCGGCGAAGGCAAGCTCGACGTGCGCGAGCGCGCGGCCGCCATCGTTCCCGAGTTCGGCACCAACGGCAAGGACTCGGTCACGGTCGAACAACTGCTGCTGCACACCTCCGGCTTTCCCAACGCGTCGTTTCCGCAGAACGAATGGAACGACCGCGACAAACGCCTGGAGCGCTTCGCCAGATGGCGCCTCGAATTCCCGCCCGGCGATCGTTTTTTCTATCATCCCACGGCCGGCTTCTGGGTAATCGCCGAGATCATAGAGCGGCGCTCCGGGATGGATTTCCGCCGCTTCGTGCGCGAGCGGATCGCGCTGCCGCTCGGATTGCCCGGAATGCATCTCGGACTTGCCCCGGAGCTTCATCCGCGCGTCGCCGATCTGGTCTATGTCGGCGAAGCGCTCACCGACGAGGAGTGGCGCAAGCTGGGCTTCCCGCCGCCGTTGGAAAGCGAGGTTACCGAGACGGCGATAATGGGCTTCAACTATCCGGACGTGCGCCGGGCGGGCGTGCCGGGCGGCGGCGGCGTGATGACCGCGGCCGAGCTGGCGCTGTTCTACCAGGGCGTGATGCACAACCGCGGCAAGGACGGGCGGCCGCTCTGGCAGCCGGAGACTCTCAAGGAAGCGCTCAGGCCGCGCTCAGGCGATTACACCGATCCGTACCTGGGGCACAAGGTTAATCGCGCGCTGGGCGTGGTCGTGGCGGGCGACGACGGCTTCGCCAATTTCCGCGGCTTCGGTAAGACCAATTCGCCGGCAGCGTTCGGGCACGGCGGCGCGGGCGGACAGATCGGATGGGCCGATCCGGCAAGCGGAATCTCGCTGGGGTACTGCACCAACGGCTTCGACCGCAACGACCTCCGGCAGGGCCGCCGCGGGGTCGCGATCTGTAGCCTCGCAGCGGTCTGCGCCGCCTGA